A window of the Butyricimonas faecalis genome harbors these coding sequences:
- the def gene encoding peptide deformylase — MLLPIYIYGHPVLRKVSEDITPEYAGLSKLLDDMWQTMYESDGVGLAAPQIGKNIRVFVVDGSPFEELDPDCKDFKKAFINAHILERSGDDVPFNEGCLSIPGIHEDVMRKDRIKIAYRDENWVEHVEEFSGPRARIIQHEYDHLDGIVFIDHLSALKKRLLKGKLNNISAGKFKQNYRVVLPK, encoded by the coding sequence ATGCTTTTACCTATTTACATTTATGGACATCCGGTTCTTCGGAAAGTTTCCGAAGATATTACCCCGGAATACGCGGGGTTGAGTAAATTACTCGATGATATGTGGCAAACCATGTACGAATCAGATGGCGTCGGCCTGGCAGCCCCGCAGATTGGAAAAAACATTCGTGTTTTCGTGGTTGACGGTTCCCCGTTCGAGGAGTTGGATCCGGACTGCAAGGATTTTAAAAAAGCTTTTATCAACGCACATATTTTAGAGCGCTCGGGAGATGACGTACCTTTCAATGAAGGCTGTTTAAGCATTCCCGGCATCCACGAAGATGTTATGCGAAAAGACCGGATAAAAATTGCTTACCGGGATGAAAACTGGGTGGAACACGTGGAAGAATTCTCTGGCCCCCGTGCCCGCATTATCCAGCATGAGTATGATCATCTGGACGGAATCGTGTTCATAGATCACCTGTCAGCATTGAAAAAACGTTTACTCAAAGGAAAACTAAATAACATCAGTGCCGGGAAATTCAAACAAAATTACCGGGTTGTTTTACCCAAGTAA
- the ruvX gene encoding Holliday junction resolvase RuvX translates to MGRIIAIDYGKKRVGIAVTDPCQIIANSLTTVRSHEVLQFLSDYCSKEKVDLIVVGHPKQMDNMDSESMTYIKPFLTALGRKLPDIPVVMYDERFTSVLAHKAMIEGGAKKKQRQDKAIIDAISATIILQSYMESQRNLNI, encoded by the coding sequence TTGGGAAGAATTATTGCTATTGATTACGGAAAAAAGAGGGTGGGTATTGCCGTTACCGATCCATGCCAAATTATTGCCAACAGTCTAACCACGGTCAGATCGCACGAGGTTTTACAATTTTTGTCGGACTATTGCTCGAAAGAGAAAGTAGATTTGATTGTCGTGGGACATCCCAAGCAGATGGACAACATGGATTCGGAAAGCATGACTTATATCAAACCTTTCCTTACCGCACTCGGTCGCAAACTTCCTGATATTCCAGTTGTTATGTACGACGAACGTTTCACCTCTGTACTGGCTCACAAAGCCATGATCGAGGGAGGAGCAAAAAAGAAACAACGTCAAGACAAGGCTATAATCGATGCTATTAGTGCAACAATTATATTACAGTCATATATGGAATCACAAAGAAATTTGAATATTTAA
- a CDS encoding FtsB family cell division protein has translation MQNENKPLSRNLFQRFANKYTFVGLLFVIWIALFDKYSFIDRLQLCSKINQLENEQKYYREKIEEDKRKKEELLGNRDNLEKFAREQYLMKKENEDIFIIVKE, from the coding sequence ATGCAAAACGAAAACAAACCATTATCGAGAAATTTGTTCCAGCGATTTGCAAACAAATACACTTTCGTGGGGTTGCTATTTGTTATCTGGATCGCTCTATTCGATAAATACAGTTTTATCGACCGGCTACAGTTATGTTCAAAGATCAACCAGTTGGAGAACGAGCAAAAGTATTACCGGGAAAAGATAGAAGAGGACAAACGGAAGAAAGAGGAATTGTTGGGGAACCGGGATAACTTGGAAAAGTTCGCGAGAGAGCAGTATTTAATGAAGAAGGAAAACGAGGATATTTTTATCATTGTAAAGGAATAA
- a CDS encoding carbamate kinase: MEKKLAVIALGGNALLRGNQKGTIEEQNANTIDTLENLVYLIKEGYNLIISHGNGPQVGNVLMDNAAGVEKYDNAAMPLDVCVAFTQGQIGYMIERNLRNILKEHGLQRNVISMVSQVIVDKNDPALQNPTKRVGKIYMKDEADKLAREKGWVFKEEIKVEGGWRRVVPSPDPKDFMNADLVERLAREGNIVITTGGGGIPVYIDEKGDIQPIEGVIDKDLASAMVGTRVKADEFYILTDVPYIYKDYKKPTQQILEFLDYADTMKYLEDGTFAEGSMAPKIRACLRFVKAGGQKSVITEATKLEDRRYGSKITMEYEDDRR; the protein is encoded by the coding sequence ATGGAAAAAAAATTAGCAGTTATTGCGTTGGGAGGTAATGCTCTTTTAAGAGGGAATCAAAAAGGTACTATTGAAGAGCAAAATGCCAATACCATCGACACCTTGGAAAATTTGGTATATTTAATAAAAGAAGGATATAATCTGATCATTTCCCACGGGAACGGTCCTCAAGTCGGAAATGTTTTGATGGATAATGCTGCAGGAGTTGAAAAATATGACAATGCGGCGATGCCATTGGATGTTTGTGTGGCTTTCACGCAAGGGCAAATTGGGTACATGATTGAACGCAATTTGCGTAATATATTGAAAGAACACGGATTGCAACGTAACGTGATCTCCATGGTATCACAGGTGATTGTTGACAAGAACGATCCGGCTTTGCAGAATCCGACCAAGCGGGTGGGTAAAATCTACATGAAAGATGAGGCTGACAAGCTGGCCCGGGAAAAAGGTTGGGTCTTCAAAGAAGAGATCAAGGTGGAAGGCGGCTGGCGTCGAGTGGTTCCTTCTCCAGACCCGAAAGATTTCATGAATGCAGACTTGGTTGAACGTTTGGCTCGCGAGGGAAACATCGTGATCACGACCGGAGGTGGCGGAATTCCGGTATATATTGATGAGAAAGGTGATATTCAGCCGATCGAAGGGGTAATCGACAAGGATTTGGCTTCTGCCATGGTTGGAACCCGGGTAAAAGCGGATGAATTCTATATTTTGACAGATGTACCTTATATTTATAAGGATTACAAGAAACCGACCCAGCAAATATTGGAGTTCTTGGATTATGCCGACACGATGAAATATTTGGAAGATGGTACTTTTGCTGAAGGTAGTATGGCCCCGAAAATCCGGGCTTGCTTGCGTTTCGTGAAAGCCGGAGGGCAAAAATCCGTTATCACAGAAGCAACCAAATTGGAAGACCGGAGATACGGATCCAAGATTACAATGGAATACGAGGACGACAGAAGATAA
- a CDS encoding ornithine carbamoyltransferase codes for MAFNLRNRNFLKLLDFTPKEIKYMLDLAADLKKAKYAGTEQPRLKGKNIALIFEKTSTRTRCAFEVAAYDQGAHVTYLGPSGSQIGVKESMADTARVLGRMFDGIEYRGFAQDIVEELARYAGVPVWNGLTNEFHPTQILADFLTMMEHIDKPLNKVTFAYLGDARFNMGNSLMVGGAKMGMDVRIVAPKELQPNAELVATCKAIAEETGATVTITDNVEEGVKGCDFLYTDVWVSMGEPAEVWAERIKLLTPYQVNAKVMELTGNKKCKFMHCLPAYHNLETQVGRDVYKQFGMNGLEVTEDVFESENSIVFDEAENRMHTIKAVMVATLGD; via the coding sequence ATGGCTTTTAATTTGAGAAACAGAAACTTTTTGAAGTTATTGGACTTCACTCCGAAAGAAATCAAATACATGTTGGACTTGGCTGCTGATTTAAAGAAAGCAAAATATGCCGGAACCGAGCAACCTCGTTTGAAAGGTAAAAATATCGCTTTGATATTCGAAAAAACTTCAACCCGTACTCGTTGCGCTTTTGAAGTTGCCGCTTATGATCAAGGTGCACATGTAACTTATCTGGGTCCTTCCGGATCTCAAATTGGAGTAAAGGAATCTATGGCTGATACGGCTCGCGTATTGGGACGTATGTTTGACGGTATCGAGTATCGTGGTTTTGCACAGGATATCGTTGAAGAATTGGCTCGTTACGCTGGGGTTCCGGTATGGAATGGTTTGACCAATGAATTCCACCCGACTCAAATTTTAGCTGACTTCTTGACCATGATGGAGCATATCGATAAACCGTTGAACAAAGTAACTTTCGCTTATCTTGGCGATGCACGTTTCAACATGGGTAACTCATTGATGGTAGGTGGAGCTAAAATGGGTATGGATGTTCGTATCGTTGCTCCGAAAGAATTGCAACCGAATGCAGAATTAGTTGCGACTTGCAAGGCTATTGCAGAAGAAACCGGTGCTACCGTTACCATCACGGATAATGTAGAAGAAGGTGTGAAAGGTTGTGATTTCTTGTATACCGACGTGTGGGTATCCATGGGAGAGCCTGCTGAAGTATGGGCAGAGCGTATCAAATTATTGACCCCGTACCAAGTTAACGCTAAAGTTATGGAATTGACTGGAAACAAAAAATGCAAATTCATGCACTGCTTGCCGGCATACCACAACTTGGAAACTCAAGTAGGTCGTGACGTTTACAAACAATTCGGTATGAATGGATTGGAAGTAACCGAGGATGTATTTGAATCAGAAAATTCAATCGTGTTCGATGAGGCTGAAAACCGTATGCACACGATCAAAGCCGTGATGGTTGCTACGTTAGGTGACTAA
- a CDS encoding STAS domain-containing protein, which yields MILQVTEQNGITIVEFINMTRFTLASADEVKTELRPLLNNKDCRMLFDFHDIEFVDSSAIGCIIALFKTAKSVGSNLKLCNLTPEVLKIFELLHLQVIFDITGTRESCMADYVK from the coding sequence ATGATTCTACAAGTAACTGAACAAAATGGTATCACCATTGTCGAATTCATAAACATGACTCGTTTCACGTTAGCGTCGGCAGACGAAGTGAAAACGGAACTCAGACCTTTGTTAAACAATAAAGATTGTCGGATGCTTTTCGACTTTCATGACATTGAATTTGTAGATAGTAGTGCTATCGGCTGTATTATTGCACTTTTCAAAACAGCGAAAAGTGTTGGCTCTAACTTGAAACTTTGTAACCTTACACCGGAAGTATTAAAAATATTCGAGCTCTTACACCTGCAAGTGATCTTCGACATCACGGGAACGCGTGAAAGCTGCATGGCAGACTACGTGAAATAA
- the gcvT gene encoding glycine cleavage system aminomethyltransferase GcvT — protein sequence MKTTPFTHFHEELGARMAPFAGYNMPIEYTGIKDEHNTVREKVGVFDVSHMGEFWVKGPKAFELVQKLTSNDVAALTDGKVQYSCFPNETGGIVDDLLVYRFSAEKYLLVVNAANIEKDWAWCTKWAKELGMNVDTDLENASDNICQLAVQGPLALKAMQKLTTANVVDMEYYTFKEIPFAGIDKVIFSTTGYTGAGGCEIYAYVKDAEKLWHAVFEAGAEFGIKPAGLGARDTLRLEAGFCLYGHEIDDDHSPIEAGLGWITKFVPGNDFINRAYHEKLKADKPSRYMKPFELQDRGIARQGYVIEDAEGNEIGVVCSGTVSPWTGKSIGTGYVKSGFHKLDTEIFIRVRNKALKAKIVKTPFF from the coding sequence ATGAAGACGACTCCATTTACACATTTCCATGAGGAACTGGGGGCAAGAATGGCTCCTTTTGCCGGCTACAATATGCCGATTGAATACACGGGTATTAAAGACGAACACAACACGGTTCGCGAAAAAGTAGGTGTATTTGATGTTTCTCACATGGGAGAATTTTGGGTAAAAGGCCCGAAAGCTTTCGAATTGGTACAGAAGCTTACTTCTAATGATGTGGCTGCCCTTACGGATGGTAAGGTGCAATATAGCTGTTTCCCGAATGAAACAGGTGGTATCGTGGATGACCTTTTGGTATATCGTTTCAGCGCAGAGAAATATTTGTTGGTTGTAAATGCAGCAAATATCGAAAAAGACTGGGCTTGGTGTACGAAATGGGCGAAAGAATTGGGTATGAACGTGGATACCGATTTGGAAAATGCTTCTGATAATATTTGTCAGCTTGCAGTTCAAGGTCCTTTGGCATTGAAGGCTATGCAAAAATTGACCACGGCTAATGTGGTAGATATGGAATATTATACCTTCAAAGAGATCCCGTTTGCAGGAATCGATAAAGTGATCTTCTCTACAACCGGATATACCGGAGCCGGTGGTTGCGAAATCTATGCATACGTGAAAGATGCCGAGAAACTTTGGCATGCCGTGTTTGAAGCCGGGGCTGAATTCGGAATCAAACCTGCCGGGTTGGGGGCTCGTGACACCTTGCGTTTGGAAGCAGGTTTCTGCTTGTACGGACACGAGATCGATGACGACCACTCTCCGATCGAGGCTGGCTTGGGCTGGATCACGAAATTCGTACCGGGAAATGATTTTATTAACCGTGCTTACCATGAAAAATTGAAAGCTGACAAGCCGAGCCGTTACATGAAACCGTTCGAACTGCAAGACAGAGGTATTGCTCGTCAGGGATACGTGATCGAGGATGCAGAAGGAAATGAGATCGGAGTGGTTTGCTCCGGTACAGTTTCTCCCTGGACTGGGAAGTCTATCGGTACGGGATACGTGAAGAGTGGTTTCCACAAACTGGATACCGAGATATTCATTCGTGTAAGAAATAAAGCGTTAAAAGCTAAAATTGTCAAGACCCCGTTCTTTTAG
- the serC gene encoding 3-phosphoserine/phosphohydroxythreonine transaminase — protein MRKHIFNAGPCKLPDSTLENVSKAVLEFGNTGQSIMEVSHRSADFQAVYDEAVALFKEVLNIPEGYSVLFLGGGASMQFCMIPFNFLKTKAAYVNTGTWSTAAIKEAKMWGEVEIVASSEADGFTYYPEFTIPSDVDYMHITSNNTIRGTEIFYDPTSPVPLIADMSSDICSRPVDVSKYAMIYGGCQKNLGPAGVTFVIIKNDFLNNVVADRMIPTMLRYKTHVDKESMYNTPPCVNIFGVKETLKWVKAMGGVKAMEKLAIERADMLYAELERSKMFRPVVKEGSRSRMNIPFLLREGYESLEKEFLDFAKSKNIVGIKGHRSVGGFRASTYNACTIEDVKALVAAMQEFEAKHI, from the coding sequence ATGAGAAAACACATTTTTAATGCCGGACCATGTAAATTGCCGGATTCTACATTGGAAAATGTATCAAAAGCAGTATTAGAGTTCGGTAACACGGGACAATCAATCATGGAAGTGTCTCACCGTTCTGCAGATTTTCAAGCTGTTTACGACGAGGCTGTTGCTTTGTTCAAAGAAGTATTGAATATTCCGGAAGGATACTCTGTTCTTTTCTTGGGTGGTGGTGCTAGTATGCAGTTCTGCATGATCCCTTTCAACTTCTTGAAAACGAAAGCTGCTTATGTAAATACCGGAACTTGGTCAACTGCAGCTATTAAAGAGGCTAAAATGTGGGGTGAAGTTGAAATCGTTGCTTCTTCTGAGGCTGACGGATTTACTTATTATCCTGAATTCACGATTCCTTCAGACGTGGATTACATGCACATCACGTCAAACAACACGATCCGCGGTACGGAAATCTTCTATGATCCGACTTCTCCGGTGCCTTTGATTGCAGATATGTCTTCTGACATTTGCAGCCGTCCGGTTGACGTGTCTAAATATGCCATGATCTACGGTGGATGCCAAAAGAACCTCGGACCTGCCGGTGTTACTTTCGTGATCATCAAGAATGACTTCTTGAACAACGTGGTAGCTGACAGAATGATCCCGACAATGTTGAGATATAAAACTCACGTGGACAAAGAATCCATGTACAACACGCCTCCATGCGTTAACATCTTCGGAGTAAAAGAAACCTTGAAATGGGTAAAAGCTATGGGCGGTGTTAAAGCGATGGAAAAATTAGCGATCGAAAGAGCCGATATGCTTTACGCTGAATTGGAAAGAAGCAAAATGTTCCGTCCGGTTGTAAAAGAAGGTTCTCGTTCAAGAATGAACATTCCGTTCTTGTTAAGAGAAGGATATGAATCATTGGAGAAAGAATTCCTTGATTTCGCTAAATCTAAAAACATCGTGGGAATCAAAGGACACCGTTCAGTAGGTGGATTCCGTGCTTCTACTTACAACGCTTGTACGATCGAAGACGTGAAAGCTTTGGTTGCTGCAATGCAAGAATTTGAAGCAAAACACATCTAA
- a CDS encoding 3-phosphoglycerate dehydrogenase, with protein sequence MTKVLIATDKPFAPVAVNGIREIVEAQGYELVLLEKYASQDELIAAVADVDAMIIRSDKATKEVIEAAKKLKVIVRAGAGYDNIDLAACTAHNVVAMNTPGQNSNAVAELAFGMMVYMARNFFNGKSGSELKGKKIGIHAYGNVGQNVGRIARGFGMEVYAFDPFMTDEQIKNAGATPVHSAEEMYKMCQYVSLHIPATEQTKKSINYDLLKNMPKGAVLVNTARKEVIDEEGLAKLMEERADFHYITDIAPDCDCFSKFEGRFFATPKKMGAQTEEANVNAGLAAAHQIVNFIEKGDEKFRVNK encoded by the coding sequence ATGACTAAAGTATTAATTGCTACAGATAAACCGTTTGCTCCGGTTGCCGTTAACGGAATCAGAGAAATCGTAGAAGCTCAAGGATATGAGTTAGTTTTATTGGAAAAATATGCTTCACAAGACGAATTGATCGCTGCTGTTGCCGATGTTGACGCTATGATCATCCGTTCCGACAAAGCTACCAAAGAAGTAATCGAGGCAGCTAAAAAATTGAAAGTAATCGTTCGTGCCGGTGCCGGATACGATAACATCGACTTGGCTGCTTGTACCGCTCACAATGTAGTCGCTATGAACACTCCGGGACAAAACTCAAATGCTGTGGCTGAATTGGCTTTCGGTATGATGGTTTACATGGCTCGTAACTTCTTCAACGGAAAATCAGGTTCTGAGTTGAAAGGCAAGAAAATCGGTATCCATGCTTACGGAAACGTGGGACAAAACGTGGGACGTATCGCTCGTGGATTCGGTATGGAAGTTTACGCTTTCGACCCGTTCATGACGGACGAACAAATTAAGAATGCTGGTGCAACCCCGGTACATTCTGCAGAAGAAATGTACAAAATGTGTCAGTACGTATCTTTGCACATTCCGGCAACAGAACAAACCAAGAAATCAATTAACTATGATTTGTTGAAAAACATGCCGAAGGGCGCTGTTTTGGTAAATACCGCTCGTAAAGAAGTGATCGACGAAGAAGGTTTGGCTAAGTTGATGGAAGAAAGAGCTGACTTCCACTATATCACGGATATCGCTCCGGATTGTGATTGTTTCAGCAAATTCGAAGGTCGTTTCTTCGCTACCCCGAAAAAGATGGGTGCTCAAACTGAAGAGGCTAACGTTAACGCCGGATTGGCTGCCGCTCACCAGATCGTGAACTTCATCGAGAAAGGTGACGAGAAATTCAGAGTAAACAAATAG